The Halanaerobium praevalens DSM 2228 genome contains a region encoding:
- a CDS encoding ABC transporter permease: MIINNIINLLTTKIPLGNWVENLVNFLINNFQGPLNSFSDFIGGIVSGVEAILEFPHPLVLIAIFALIAWKLKGKRMALFAGLGLGLVLNLQMWDPLIVTLASIMTSVFIALIVGIPVGIIKAHNKTLDLITRPILDFMQTIPPFVYLIPALMFFGLGNVSGVIATVVFAIAPPIRLTYLGIQQVDEELKEAGHAFGAKWWQILFKIELPGAMPSIMMGINQCIMLSLSMVVIAAMIGVGGLGKPVLRSLNTVNIGLGFEAGLGVVIIAMVLDRIFGRD, encoded by the coding sequence ATGATTATTAACAATATAATAAATTTATTAACTACTAAAATCCCTCTAGGGAACTGGGTAGAAAATTTAGTTAATTTTTTAATAAATAATTTTCAAGGACCACTAAATAGTTTTTCTGATTTTATAGGTGGTATTGTGAGTGGAGTAGAAGCAATTTTGGAGTTTCCACACCCTTTAGTTTTAATTGCAATATTTGCTTTAATAGCCTGGAAGCTTAAGGGTAAAAGAATGGCCTTATTTGCTGGTTTAGGCTTAGGTTTAGTTTTAAATCTACAAATGTGGGATCCCTTGATTGTAACTTTAGCTTCAATTATGACTTCAGTTTTTATTGCTTTAATAGTTGGGATTCCAGTTGGAATAATTAAGGCTCATAATAAAACTTTAGATTTAATTACAAGACCAATTTTAGATTTTATGCAGACCATTCCACCTTTTGTTTATTTAATTCCTGCTTTAATGTTTTTTGGTTTAGGAAATGTTTCTGGAGTAATTGCAACAGTAGTTTTTGCAATTGCACCTCCAATTAGACTAACTTATTTGGGAATTCAACAAGTTGATGAAGAATTAAAAGAAGCAGGTCATGCTTTTGGAGCTAAGTGGTGGCAAATTTTATTTAAAATTGAACTACCAGGTGCAATGCCCTCAATTATGATGGGGATTAATCAATGTATAATGCTTTCTTTATCTATGGTTGTTATAGCAGCTATGATTGGAGTTGGAGGCCTAGGTAAACCTGTATTAAGATCTTTAAATACAGTTAATATTGGTTTAGGTTTTGAAGCTGGTTTAGGAGTAGTAATTATAGCGATGGTATTAGATAGAATTTTTGGTAGAGATTAA
- a CDS encoding ABC transporter substrate-binding protein, whose product MKKIKLISSLLIVLLAFGVFTIVPQVNAADDTINFGYVQWPGVTIKTHVAAKIADYLGYETKMTAASQAIIFKSLETKDLDVFLGNWLPTMKMHFDKYQEKGAVHNVRVNLEDVVYRTAVPKYVWEAGVRSLADLNEHADKFDQEIYGIEPGNDGNLIIQEAIKNNTYNLEDWTLRESSTAGMLSSVKRAYRNEEWIAFNGWKPHYMNVLFDLKYLKDPEGIWGENDSVHTVARNGYQAENPNFYKFLEQFAVPAPIQNKWIDEYQNKGRDPEEVAEEWIANNLDIVNQWVFGVKTTDGQMARKAISNKINNN is encoded by the coding sequence ATGAAAAAAATAAAATTAATTTCGAGTCTACTAATTGTTCTGTTAGCTTTTGGAGTTTTTACCATCGTGCCACAAGTTAATGCAGCTGATGATACTATTAACTTTGGTTATGTGCAGTGGCCTGGAGTAACTATTAAAACTCATGTTGCAGCAAAAATAGCTGATTATTTAGGTTATGAAACTAAAATGACTGCTGCTTCTCAGGCAATAATTTTTAAGAGTTTAGAAACAAAAGATTTAGATGTATTTTTAGGTAATTGGTTACCAACAATGAAAATGCATTTTGATAAATATCAAGAAAAAGGTGCTGTACACAATGTTAGAGTTAATTTAGAAGATGTTGTTTATAGAACTGCTGTGCCGAAGTATGTTTGGGAAGCTGGTGTTCGTTCTCTAGCTGACTTAAATGAACATGCTGATAAATTTGATCAAGAAATTTATGGGATTGAGCCAGGAAATGATGGTAATTTAATTATTCAAGAAGCAATTAAAAATAATACCTATAATTTAGAAGATTGGACTTTAAGAGAAAGTAGTACTGCTGGTATGCTTTCTTCAGTTAAAAGAGCATATAGAAATGAAGAATGGATTGCTTTTAATGGTTGGAAGCCACATTATATGAATGTTCTTTTTGACTTAAAATATTTAAAAGATCCTGAAGGTATTTGGGGAGAAAATGATAGTGTTCATACTGTAGCTAGAAATGGATATCAGGCTGAAAATCCTAATTTCTATAAGTTTTTAGAGCAGTTTGCAGTTCCAGCTCCAATTCAAAATAAATGGATTGATGAGTATCAAAATAAAGGACGCGATCCAGAAGAAGTTGCTGAAGAATGGATTGCGAATAATTTAGATATTGTTAATCAATGGGTATTTGGAGTAAAAACAACTGATGGTCAAATGGCAAGAAAAGCTATTTCTAATAAAATAAATAATAACTAA
- a CDS encoding quaternary amine ABC transporter ATP-binding protein, producing MLKIEAKNLYKVFNGNGQKEIEMLKDGMSKEDILEKTGATVGINNASFEVKEGEIFVIMGLSGSGKSTLLRCLNRLVDPTAGSVKVDGQDIVDLSKEELREVRKEKFGMVFQNFALFPYRTILENAEFGLEIQGADKKTRREKALTALSQVGLEGYEDQKPDQLSGGMQQRVGLARALAVDTDILLMDEPFSALDPLIKKDMQDKLLDLYEHLDKTIVFITHDLDEALKLGDRIAIMKDGEIVQIGNHEEILTNAENDYVAEFVQDVNRSRVLNAEDIMDNPRAVLYKQDGLRTALHKMRRNELGSIFVLGEGQKYRGIVTIEDVVESINKKEKNLDSIIQSSPTAKPEESVNDLFAKIADINTPLPVLDEQKKLRGVIVKTNVVANLASEDI from the coding sequence ATATTGAAAATAGAAGCCAAAAATCTATATAAGGTTTTCAACGGAAATGGTCAAAAAGAAATAGAAATGCTTAAAGATGGAATGTCTAAAGAAGATATTTTAGAAAAAACAGGGGCAACTGTTGGAATTAATAATGCTAGTTTTGAAGTTAAAGAAGGGGAAATTTTTGTCATTATGGGTCTTTCCGGTAGTGGAAAATCTACTTTACTTCGCTGTTTAAATAGATTAGTAGATCCAACTGCTGGTTCAGTTAAAGTTGATGGCCAAGATATTGTAGATTTAAGTAAAGAAGAACTAAGAGAAGTAAGAAAAGAAAAATTTGGGATGGTTTTTCAAAATTTTGCTCTTTTTCCGTACCGAACTATTTTAGAAAATGCTGAATTTGGTCTAGAAATTCAGGGTGCTGATAAAAAAACTCGCAGAGAAAAAGCTTTAACTGCCTTAAGTCAGGTGGGACTGGAAGGTTATGAAGATCAAAAACCTGATCAATTAAGTGGAGGTATGCAGCAGCGTGTTGGCTTAGCAAGAGCTTTAGCAGTTGATACTGATATTTTATTAATGGATGAGCCTTTTAGTGCTCTTGATCCACTGATTAAAAAAGATATGCAGGATAAATTACTAGATTTATATGAACATCTTGATAAAACAATAGTCTTTATAACTCATGATTTAGATGAAGCCTTAAAATTAGGTGATAGAATCGCAATTATGAAAGATGGAGAAATTGTTCAAATTGGAAACCATGAAGAAATTTTAACAAATGCTGAAAATGATTATGTGGCTGAATTTGTCCAAGATGTTAATCGTTCTCGTGTTTTAAATGCAGAGGATATTATGGATAATCCACGCGCAGTTTTATATAAACAAGATGGTTTAAGAACTGCTTTACACAAGATGAGAAGAAATGAATTAGGCAGTATCTTTGTTTTAGGAGAAGGTCAAAAATATAGAGGTATTGTAACAATTGAAGATGTTGTAGAATCAATTAATAAAAAAGAAAAGAATTTGGATTCAATTATCCAAAGTTCACCTACAGCAAAGCCAGAAGAGAGTGTAAATGATCTCTTTGCTAAAATTGCTGATATTAATACTCCTTTACCAGTTTTAGATGAGCAAAAGAAGTTAAGAGGAGTAATTGTAAAAACTAATGTAGTGGCTAATTTAGCTTCAGAAGATATATAA
- a CDS encoding DEAD/DEAH box helicase has translation MQKIKFNELNVSDEILKAVEEMGFEETTPIQTNAIPAVLNGQDIVGQAQTGTGKTAAFGIPLLEEMDSENKNPQAIILCPTRELAIQVSEELKRLAKYKRRIYTLPVYGGQSIGRQIKALKKGVQIVIGTPGRVMDHIRRKTLKLDNINYFVLDEADVMLDMGFIDDIETVLRDIPDDRQTLFFSATIPKSIKRLSKKYQKNSKFLRVAHENLTVPSIDQYYYEIRRNDKLKALTRIMDLSNPELAIVFCNTRKMVDELNIKLQARGYLSDAIHGGLNQNQRDRVMKKFRSGIIEVLVATDVAARGIDVDDVEAVFNYDLPQDTDYYVHRIGRTGRAGKSGEAHNFVVGKDIYKLRDIQKYTKSKIKRAQIPSQDDIQAAKFEQFSQELSAYMDSADLGKYIDLIEELIDEQYSAIEIAAALMKKSVDKKEEAQEPENSGQNFGDTGAEPGMVRLFINIGKKDRVSPRHIVGAIAGETGMPGGLIGAIDIYDNFTFVEVPREKGHEVLQIMKDNYIKGTKINIEAARSK, from the coding sequence TTGCAAAAGATTAAATTTAATGAATTAAACGTCTCCGATGAAATTTTAAAAGCAGTTGAAGAAATGGGTTTTGAAGAAACAACTCCTATTCAGACAAATGCTATTCCAGCAGTGCTTAATGGTCAAGATATTGTAGGACAAGCTCAAACAGGTACAGGTAAAACAGCCGCTTTTGGGATCCCTCTTTTAGAAGAAATGGATTCTGAAAATAAAAATCCACAGGCTATTATACTTTGCCCCACAAGAGAACTTGCCATTCAGGTTTCTGAGGAATTAAAAAGATTGGCTAAATATAAAAGAAGAATTTATACTCTCCCAGTTTATGGAGGTCAATCAATTGGTAGACAAATAAAAGCTTTAAAAAAGGGTGTTCAAATCGTAATTGGTACACCTGGTAGAGTAATGGATCATATTCGTCGTAAAACTTTAAAACTTGATAATATAAATTATTTTGTACTTGATGAAGCAGATGTAATGCTTGATATGGGTTTTATTGATGATATAGAAACTGTGCTAAGAGATATTCCTGATGATAGACAAACTCTCTTCTTCTCAGCTACTATTCCTAAATCAATTAAAAGGTTAAGTAAAAAGTATCAGAAAAACTCAAAGTTTTTAAGAGTAGCGCATGAAAATCTTACTGTTCCTTCTATTGATCAGTATTACTATGAAATTAGAAGAAATGATAAGTTAAAAGCTTTAACTAGAATTATGGACTTAAGTAATCCCGAATTAGCCATTGTTTTTTGTAATACTAGAAAAATGGTTGATGAATTGAATATTAAACTTCAAGCTCGTGGCTATCTTTCTGATGCTATCCATGGTGGTTTAAATCAAAACCAACGTGATCGCGTGATGAAGAAATTCAGATCAGGAATCATCGAAGTCTTAGTAGCTACTGATGTGGCAGCTAGAGGTATTGATGTTGATGATGTTGAAGCAGTATTTAACTATGATCTACCGCAGGATACTGACTATTATGTACACAGAATCGGTCGTACAGGTAGAGCTGGCAAAAGTGGTGAAGCTCATAACTTTGTAGTTGGAAAAGATATCTATAAATTAAGAGATATTCAAAAATATACTAAATCCAAAATAAAAAGAGCTCAAATCCCTAGTCAAGATGATATTCAGGCAGCTAAATTTGAACAATTTAGTCAAGAATTAAGTGCTTATATGGATTCTGCTGATTTAGGTAAATATATTGATCTAATTGAAGAACTAATTGATGAGCAGTATTCTGCTATAGAAATTGCTGCTGCTTTAATGAAAAAATCTGTAGATAAAAAAGAGGAAGCACAAGAACCAGAAAATTCTGGTCAAAACTTTGGTGATACTGGAGCAGAGCCTGGAATGGTAAGATTATTTATTAATATTGGTAAAAAAGATAGAGTATCTCCTCGCCACATTGTAGGAGCTATTGCTGGTGAAACAGGAATGCCTGGTGGCTTAATTGGAGCAATTGATATTTATGACAACTTTACCTTTGTTGAAGTTCCTAGAGAAAAAGGTCATGAAGTACTACAAATCATGAAAGATAATTATATTAAAGGAACTAAAATCAATATTGAAGCAGCTAGATCTAAATAA
- a CDS encoding glycosyltransferase: MRNRSKLYLSILVIIILIIISYKIYAPYTIQDFKAVNIKNVEKLQANLKKEEYSFAVVGNIENSISIFDNQILPQITKSQVDFIVSTGNNLRDGDESKYRVFYRTLAKLNLPFLTAIGEKEFDDGGNQNFYKYFGPFYFAFELGDSYFIFLDTTANTNLNWQKKWLHNQLEMAKGYQKKIVIMNKAPIKLNPDYLLDNKTKYINSKKTREFYQNIFSKFNVDQVFSSNLSLYHQESINGVHYTISGGAGGELIFDNDKSFYHYLVVNVSPQGIELTMKRLETNPSSLSKLVVSLWVALQSFFYANYINILLVLFIALTVFYILHREINKEVDYYRDFAYAENEFEAKKLKIAMFTNNYFPVIGGVPISIKRLAKALRKRGHEVKIFAPEYKEKSQEEENIIRCKSLYHYQESGLEFPVTNIFSTQIKKDFAAFDFDLVHAHHPFWLGNKGRKLADKFQLPIAFTYHTRLEKYAHYVPDILFLRKFFANRLSHFLIENFANNTDAVFTPTKSTKEYLRNIGVSRYIKVLPTGIDFDYYERDQAEIKSLREKLIGEADRLLISVSRLSKEKNLYFLVNGIKKLKEKTEFKFKLIIIGTGSEKDNLEKMIKKNNLEKQIELIGAVDFREIPLYYLAADLFVFASTTETQGMVLLEAMAGYNPVVAVKSSGIDDVIENGKNGYKTEEDLEKWSAKIEELLQEHGKYEENSKAARKVAEDYSIAEMGKEAERLYYKILKLNKYQ, translated from the coding sequence GTGAGAAATAGAAGTAAATTATATTTATCAATTTTAGTCATTATTATTTTAATTATAATTAGTTATAAAATTTATGCTCCCTATACAATTCAAGATTTTAAGGCAGTTAATATTAAAAATGTAGAGAAGTTACAAGCAAATCTTAAAAAAGAAGAATATAGTTTTGCTGTAGTTGGGAATATAGAAAATTCAATTTCTATTTTTGATAATCAGATTTTACCTCAAATAACTAAAAGTCAAGTTGATTTTATAGTTTCTACAGGTAATAATCTTAGAGATGGTGATGAAAGTAAATATCGAGTTTTTTATAGAACTTTAGCAAAATTAAATTTACCTTTTTTAACTGCAATTGGAGAAAAAGAGTTTGATGATGGTGGTAATCAAAACTTTTATAAATATTTTGGTCCTTTTTACTTTGCCTTCGAATTAGGTGATTCCTATTTTATTTTTCTAGATACAACTGCTAATACAAATTTAAATTGGCAGAAAAAATGGCTGCATAATCAATTAGAAATGGCAAAGGGGTATCAGAAAAAAATTGTAATTATGAATAAAGCTCCCATCAAGTTAAATCCAGATTATCTACTAGATAATAAGACTAAGTATATTAATTCTAAAAAAACTAGGGAATTTTATCAAAATATATTTTCAAAATTTAATGTTGATCAAGTATTTTCTTCTAATCTTAGTCTTTATCACCAAGAGTCTATAAATGGTGTACACTATACAATTAGTGGTGGAGCAGGAGGGGAATTGATATTTGATAATGATAAAAGCTTTTATCATTATTTAGTTGTTAATGTTTCACCACAAGGAATAGAACTTACAATGAAGCGTTTAGAAACTAATCCAAGTTCTTTGTCAAAACTTGTTGTTAGCCTTTGGGTAGCTTTACAATCTTTTTTCTATGCCAACTATATTAATATTTTGTTAGTTTTATTTATTGCTTTAACTGTTTTTTATATTTTACACCGTGAAATAAACAAAGAGGTTGATTATTATCGAGATTTTGCTTATGCTGAAAATGAATTTGAAGCTAAAAAGTTAAAGATAGCAATGTTTACAAATAATTATTTTCCAGTTATCGGTGGAGTTCCTATCTCAATTAAAAGACTAGCTAAAGCTTTAAGAAAAAGAGGGCATGAAGTTAAAATTTTTGCACCTGAATATAAGGAAAAAAGTCAAGAAGAAGAAAATATTATTCGTTGTAAATCATTATATCACTATCAAGAATCTGGTTTAGAGTTTCCTGTAACAAATATTTTTTCAACCCAAATAAAAAAAGATTTTGCAGCTTTTGATTTTGATTTAGTTCATGCTCATCATCCTTTTTGGTTAGGCAATAAAGGGCGTAAATTAGCAGATAAATTTCAATTACCAATTGCTTTTACTTATCATACTCGTTTAGAAAAATATGCTCATTATGTACCTGATATTCTATTTCTGCGTAAATTTTTTGCTAATCGTTTATCACATTTTTTAATCGAAAATTTTGCTAATAATACTGATGCAGTCTTTACTCCTACTAAATCTACTAAAGAATATTTAAGAAATATTGGAGTTAGTAGATATATAAAAGTTTTACCGACAGGAATAGATTTTGATTATTATGAGCGTGACCAAGCTGAAATTAAAAGCTTAAGAGAAAAATTAATTGGTGAAGCTGATCGACTTTTAATTTCTGTTTCTAGATTGTCTAAAGAAAAAAACTTATATTTTTTAGTTAATGGAATTAAAAAATTAAAAGAAAAAACAGAGTTTAAGTTTAAGTTAATTATAATTGGTACTGGCTCTGAAAAAGATAATTTGGAAAAAATGATTAAAAAAAATAATTTAGAAAAGCAAATTGAATTAATTGGAGCAGTTGATTTTCGAGAAATACCACTTTATTATTTAGCAGCTGACTTATTTGTTTTTGCTTCAACAACTGAAACTCAAGGCATGGTTTTATTAGAGGCTATGGCTGGCTATAATCCAGTTGTTGCTGTTAAATCAAGTGGAATAGATGATGTAATTGAAAATGGTAAAAATGGTTATAAGACAGAAGAAGATCTAGAAAAGTGGAGTGCTAAAATAGAAGAGTTGCTGCAGGAACATGGAAAATATGAAGAAAATTCGAAAGCAGCTCGAAAAGTAGCAGAAGACTATTCTATAGCTGAGATGGGAAAAGAAGCTGAAAGGCTTTATTATAAAATTTTAAAACTTAATAAATATCAGTAA
- a CDS encoding lysylphosphatidylglycerol synthase transmembrane domain-containing protein, with protein MIKQEDNNSFIDKYFNLKSSLLYFGIFVLISAVSMYYLNKFFAEGNNLDIIFSFSKNILVSLLLLVFLYFILDALRLYFVLKTLKADISFWNIYQLVFINIFISNITPLATGGGFAQVYFLQKKGVELGKSSAAVLIRTLLSATMLFLSVPFIVLTHQSMLNLLPGNYVFIYLGIFLALYLLIFYLIIFRVRLIMKMAYKFFYFLKNKHLLTKKRFRKIIRYIFKHLELFSNDLVFFIQGKKIFVFLSFFFTTVFLLAEFSFSYLIIKGLGYQIAFSKILALQILVVFIMYFAPTPGAAGIAEGGYSLLFAGLIAKKDLFPLLFYWRFLSKYIGIFIGIFVFFYLIIKGGVEGEK; from the coding sequence TTGATTAAGCAAGAAGATAATAACTCATTTATTGATAAATATTTTAATTTAAAAAGTTCACTGCTTTACTTTGGAATTTTTGTTTTAATTTCTGCTGTTTCAATGTATTATCTTAATAAATTTTTTGCTGAAGGTAATAACCTAGATATTATTTTTTCATTTTCCAAAAATATTTTAGTTTCACTTTTGCTATTAGTTTTTTTATATTTTATTTTAGATGCTCTTAGACTATATTTTGTTTTAAAAACTTTAAAAGCAGACATTTCATTTTGGAATATTTATCAATTAGTATTTATTAATATTTTTATTTCAAATATCACTCCACTTGCAACTGGAGGCGGTTTTGCTCAGGTTTATTTTTTACAGAAAAAAGGAGTAGAACTTGGCAAATCTTCTGCTGCAGTCTTAATTAGAACCTTATTATCTGCTACAATGCTTTTTTTGAGTGTACCATTTATTGTTTTAACTCACCAATCAATGCTTAACTTATTACCAGGTAATTATGTTTTTATTTATTTAGGAATTTTTCTGGCTCTTTATCTTTTAATTTTCTATTTAATAATTTTTAGAGTTAGATTGATTATGAAAATGGCTTATAAATTCTTTTATTTTTTAAAAAATAAACATCTTTTAACTAAAAAAAGGTTTAGAAAAATAATCAGATATATTTTTAAACATTTAGAGCTTTTTTCAAATGATCTAGTTTTTTTTATTCAGGGTAAAAAGATTTTTGTTTTTTTATCTTTTTTCTTTACAACAGTATTTTTATTAGCAGAGTTTTCATTTTCTTATCTCATAATTAAAGGTTTAGGTTATCAAATTGCTTTTTCAAAAATACTAGCTCTTCAAATTTTAGTTGTTTTTATAATGTATTTTGCTCCTACTCCTGGGGCTGCTGGAATTGCTGAAGGAGGGTATTCACTACTTTTTGCAGGTTTAATAGCCAAAAAAGATTTGTTTCCACTTTTATTTTATTGGAGATTTTTAAGTAAATATATAGGTATTTTTATAGGTATTTTTGTCTTTTTTTATTTAATTATTAAAGGGGGAGTAGAAGGTGAGAAATAG
- a CDS encoding LacI family DNA-binding transcriptional regulator has protein sequence MPTLKDIAKKAGVAPSTVSRVINNSPRISEQTKVKVKKIMDELGYHPNINARNLVKQRSHNLGLVIPYSTEEAFADPFYSEILRAIGVLAHSKGFNLLLLTSNGEVEEKKTVLKAVRSKQIDGVLLLRAKKDDQLIKELNTINFPFVIVGRPEAKDKYYWVNNDNITASEKVVDYLIKKGHHKIAIILGDTNYTVNQDRLSGYKKSFIKNNLRVKEELIIQSAKIDHQSIYRLTQNIIKTQPEITAFYGMSDIIAYTIIQALNDLNLKIPQDISIIGFNNNPMSKIISPPLTTVDINTYLLGNKATELLIGVINKKIKTPQNTIVPTKLVKRSSCQKIK, from the coding sequence ATGCCTACTTTAAAAGATATAGCTAAAAAAGCTGGGGTAGCTCCATCTACTGTTTCTAGAGTAATTAATAATAGTCCAAGAATTAGCGAGCAAACTAAAGTTAAAGTTAAAAAGATAATGGATGAGCTTGGTTACCATCCTAATATTAATGCTCGTAATTTAGTTAAACAGCGTTCACACAATTTAGGTTTAGTAATTCCTTATTCAACAGAAGAAGCTTTTGCTGATCCTTTTTATTCGGAGATTTTAAGAGCTATTGGAGTTCTGGCCCATTCTAAAGGTTTTAATCTGCTATTATTAACCAGTAATGGAGAAGTAGAAGAAAAGAAAACTGTTTTAAAAGCAGTGCGCAGTAAACAAATTGATGGTGTTTTACTTTTGAGAGCTAAAAAAGATGATCAGTTAATTAAGGAGTTAAATACAATAAACTTCCCATTTGTAATTGTAGGTCGACCAGAGGCAAAAGATAAATATTATTGGGTTAATAATGATAATATTACTGCAAGTGAAAAGGTAGTTGATTATTTAATTAAAAAAGGACACCACAAGATTGCTATTATTTTGGGAGATACTAATTATACTGTAAATCAAGATCGTTTAAGTGGTTATAAAAAATCTTTTATTAAAAATAATTTAAGAGTTAAAGAAGAATTAATTATTCAATCAGCTAAAATAGATCATCAAAGTATTTATCGACTCACTCAAAATATAATTAAAACTCAGCCAGAAATTACTGCTTTTTATGGAATGAGTGATATAATAGCTTATACTATTATCCAAGCTCTTAATGATTTAAATTTAAAAATACCACAAGATATTTCGATAATTGGTTTTAATAATAATCCAATGTCTAAAATTATTTCTCCTCCTTTAACAACTGTTGATATCAATACCTATCTTTTAGGTAATAAGGCAACTGAACTTTTAATTGGAGTGATTAATAAAAAGATCAAAACTCCTCAAAATACTATTGTACCAACTAAGTTAGTCAAAAGATCTTCTTGTCAAAAAATTAAATAA
- a CDS encoding sugar ABC transporter permease — protein MSVKKDSKWKKIVFHLILIISVIIALYPALRVFGTSLRPDDALHSKSLRIIPPNATFKAYRELIFEKDFLIWLRNSLLVTFFTVTIGVSLAATAGYVFSRKRFPGRKSGLTFFLVTQMFPATMLLLPMYLLLSQFGLTQQTIVVPFLGLAKAHLGLIIMYSSTALPLCVWQMKGYYDTIPESLEEAALVDGLNQFQAFYKIILPLAKPALVITALFSFMTAWNEYMVARVVMTDNSLYTLPVGLTNLAGEFNTAWSQFAAASVLIMIPVMAIFLLLSRYLVGGLTLGGVKG, from the coding sequence ATGTCAGTTAAAAAAGATTCTAAATGGAAAAAAATTGTCTTTCATCTTATTTTAATTATATCTGTAATTATTGCCTTATACCCTGCTTTAAGAGTTTTTGGAACTTCACTGAGACCAGATGATGCACTACATTCTAAAAGCTTAAGAATTATTCCTCCAAATGCTACTTTTAAAGCTTATCGAGAATTAATTTTTGAAAAAGATTTTTTAATTTGGCTTAGAAATTCTTTATTAGTTACTTTTTTTACTGTTACAATTGGAGTCTCTCTGGCAGCAACAGCTGGTTATGTTTTTTCTCGCAAAAGATTTCCAGGGCGTAAATCTGGATTAACTTTCTTTTTAGTAACTCAAATGTTTCCAGCTACTATGTTATTATTACCAATGTATTTACTTTTATCACAGTTTGGTTTAACTCAACAAACAATAGTTGTTCCTTTTTTAGGTCTGGCTAAAGCCCATCTTGGTTTGATAATTATGTATTCATCTACTGCTTTACCTTTATGTGTTTGGCAGATGAAAGGTTATTATGATACTATACCTGAAAGTTTAGAAGAAGCTGCTTTGGTTGATGGTTTAAATCAGTTTCAGGCTTTTTACAAAATCATTCTCCCCTTAGCTAAACCAGCTTTAGTAATTACTGCTTTATTTTCTTTTATGACAGCTTGGAATGAATATATGGTAGCTAGGGTTGTAATGACAGATAATAGTTTATATACTTTACCTGTTGGTTTAACAAACTTAGCAGGTGAATTTAATACAGCCTGGTCTCAATTTGCTGCTGCTTCTGTTTTAATTATGATTCCAGTTATGGCTATTTTCTTATTACTTTCTCGTTATTTAGTTGGCGGTTTAACCTTAGGTGGAGTTAAAGGATGA
- a CDS encoding carbohydrate ABC transporter permease, with protein sequence MNESEQKLNFQSGLANFSLKDFWREHKFSYLMLLPAFLVVLFVVIYPFFYNFKLAFSNLNMYNMRQFIQNGDLTYIGFENFVRIITESSFWLILLRTVAWTVINVTAHVSFGIFYAIILDRDLMFKSVYRTLLVIPWAIPQYIVVLIWKGMFNYRYGAVNLFLRKLGVEGVAWLSQANTGFIAALIVNIWLGIPFMMMIALGGLQSIDPNFYEAAEIDGANSWQQIKHITLPLLKPVMLPAVILGVVWTFNNLRVIYLLTKNTLTNKIDILVTHVYRSAFEFYRYGYAAAFSLIIFIILLVWAISFIDYINEN encoded by the coding sequence ATGAACGAGTCTGAGCAAAAATTGAATTTTCAATCTGGTTTAGCTAATTTTTCTTTAAAAGATTTTTGGAGAGAACATAAATTTTCATATTTAATGTTATTACCTGCTTTTTTAGTAGTTTTATTTGTAGTTATTTATCCATTTTTTTATAATTTTAAATTAGCTTTTTCTAATCTAAATATGTATAATATGCGACAATTTATTCAAAATGGAGATTTGACTTATATTGGCTTTGAAAATTTTGTCCGAATTATTACTGAAAGTTCTTTTTGGTTGATTCTTTTAAGAACAGTTGCCTGGACTGTTATTAATGTTACAGCTCATGTTAGTTTTGGTATTTTTTATGCTATTATACTTGACCGAGATTTAATGTTTAAATCTGTTTATAGAACTTTATTAGTAATTCCTTGGGCCATTCCCCAATACATTGTAGTTTTGATTTGGAAAGGAATGTTTAATTATCGCTATGGAGCAGTTAACTTATTTTTAAGAAAATTAGGAGTTGAAGGAGTAGCTTGGTTAAGTCAGGCAAATACTGGTTTTATAGCTGCTCTAATTGTTAATATTTGGTTAGGAATACCTTTTATGATGATGATTGCTTTAGGTGGACTCCAGAGCATTGATCCTAATTTTTACGAAGCAGCAGAAATTGATGGTGCTAACAGCTGGCAGCAAATTAAACATATTACCTTGCCTTTATTAAAGCCAGTTATGTTACCAGCAGTTATTCTGGGAGTAGTTTGGACTTTTAATAATTTGCGAGTAATTTACTTATTAACTAAAAATACTCTGACAAATAAAATTGATATTTTAGTTACCCATGTTTACCGCTCAGCTTTTGAATTTTATCGTTATGGTTATGCAGCCGCTTTTTCTTTAATAATTTTTATTATTTTATTAGTTTGGGCAATTAGTTTTATTGATTACATTAATGAAAATTAA